From Spirosoma agri, one genomic window encodes:
- a CDS encoding GNVR domain-containing protein, producing MKQDLPRMPPTDLSAKSLIRLAWQGRMRLGLVVILFTLLGIVVALLTTPEFVSEARIMPEMNSGDGGVFKRLASVAGFSGFDLSDAEEVDAVRPDLYPNVLQSTPFVLYLLDQAVAQTNGQMTTIAALLWPADNWSLGDWFSAEKTGDTKPVDQQIDQPLNLSRRQEKLIEDVGKRVHAKLDTRSGVITITARMPDARVAATAAQLAMNYLTQYVTSYRTEKARQDLRFYTRQLNEARKRYQLAQYGVFRYDDEHKNFVVQAATMEKQRREAELMIAQTVYTELSRQFEQAKLKVQERTPVFKVLEPAKIPRVRISPKRTLMVLVYAMVGLGVGMTYLVLRRANPIGWLRALVAE from the coding sequence GTGAAGCAGGATTTACCACGTATGCCCCCAACCGATCTGTCAGCCAAGTCCCTGATCAGGCTTGCCTGGCAGGGCCGAATGCGGCTGGGACTGGTCGTAATCCTGTTTACTCTGCTGGGTATTGTCGTTGCGTTACTGACGACGCCGGAGTTTGTCTCCGAAGCCCGAATTATGCCGGAAATGAACAGCGGTGACGGTGGCGTGTTTAAACGACTGGCATCCGTCGCCGGATTTTCGGGATTCGATCTGTCCGATGCGGAGGAGGTTGATGCCGTCCGTCCGGATCTGTACCCGAACGTGCTGCAAAGTACACCCTTCGTCCTCTACTTACTCGATCAGGCTGTAGCGCAGACGAATGGCCAGATGACTACAATCGCGGCTTTATTATGGCCTGCCGACAACTGGTCGCTGGGGGATTGGTTCAGCGCCGAAAAAACGGGCGATACCAAGCCGGTCGATCAACAAATTGATCAGCCGCTGAACCTAAGCCGTCGACAGGAGAAGCTGATCGAAGATGTGGGTAAACGAGTCCATGCCAAGCTGGACACCCGTTCGGGGGTGATCACGATTACGGCCAGGATGCCCGATGCCCGTGTTGCCGCTACAGCTGCTCAGTTGGCGATGAACTACCTGACGCAGTACGTGACGAGTTATCGAACCGAAAAAGCCCGGCAGGATTTACGGTTTTACACCCGGCAATTGAACGAAGCCCGGAAGCGGTATCAACTGGCGCAGTATGGTGTATTTCGGTATGATGATGAGCACAAAAATTTTGTCGTGCAGGCCGCTACCATGGAAAAGCAGCGCAGAGAAGCCGAGTTGATGATTGCACAGACGGTTTACACCGAACTGTCGCGGCAGTTTGAGCAGGCAAAGCTCAAGGTGCAGGAACGGACGCCCGTTTTCAAAGTGCTCGAACCCGCTAAAATTCCCCGCGTGCGGATATCGCCGAAGCGGACGCTGATGGTGCTGGTGTATGCAATGGTGGGTTTGGGCGTTGGTATGACGTATCTGGTTCTCCGACGCGCTAACCCGATCGGCTGGTTACGGGCGCTGGTAGCGGAGTGA
- a CDS encoding nucleotide sugar dehydrogenase: protein MFNALKEKEKQIAVIGLGYVGLPLALEFARQFRVIGFDTNADRVAMMQRAEDPSRQLPPDAFAQANILFTADPEVLKQAHFFVVAVPTPVDEYKVPDLKPLQRASEAIGRALKPGDYVVYESTVYPGCTEDDCIPTLEHQSGLTLGSDFKVGYSPERINPGDKQRTLSTILKIVSGNDAEALREISAVYGAIIRAGVYEAPTIKVAEAAKVIENVQRDLNISLMNELSIIFDKMGVDTHEVLKAAGTKWNFLPFTPGLVGGHCIGIDPYYLLYKARQLGYDPQVINSGRRINDGMPAYIATKLAQLFLQRDKNPRQTKVLVMGLTFKENVSDIRNSKVADLVRELMKYAINVHLIDPHASPNEVAQEYRMTLMDTPSTNYDAIIVAVGHDEYKGLDVPYFKSLMNGVPILLDLKGLYSVTAADGIDYWRL, encoded by the coding sequence TTGTTCAACGCATTGAAGGAGAAAGAGAAGCAAATTGCCGTGATCGGTCTGGGCTACGTCGGCCTGCCACTTGCGCTTGAATTTGCCAGACAGTTTCGGGTGATTGGCTTCGACACCAACGCGGATCGAGTGGCGATGATGCAGCGAGCCGAAGATCCGTCGCGCCAATTACCACCTGACGCGTTTGCCCAGGCCAACATCCTATTCACGGCTGATCCGGAGGTATTAAAACAGGCCCATTTTTTTGTCGTGGCCGTGCCGACACCCGTTGACGAATACAAAGTTCCTGATCTGAAACCGCTCCAGCGTGCTTCGGAGGCCATTGGCCGCGCTCTAAAACCCGGTGATTACGTGGTTTATGAATCGACGGTTTATCCGGGATGCACGGAAGACGATTGCATTCCGACGCTCGAACACCAGTCGGGCCTGACACTGGGAAGCGATTTTAAAGTAGGCTATTCACCTGAACGCATCAATCCCGGCGATAAACAGCGTACATTATCGACCATTCTTAAAATCGTATCGGGCAACGACGCGGAAGCATTGCGGGAAATTTCCGCTGTTTACGGAGCCATCATTCGGGCGGGTGTCTACGAGGCTCCGACGATCAAAGTCGCCGAAGCGGCTAAAGTGATTGAAAATGTACAGCGTGACCTGAACATATCGCTGATGAACGAGCTGTCGATCATTTTCGATAAAATGGGCGTCGATACGCACGAGGTCCTGAAAGCGGCTGGTACTAAATGGAATTTCCTGCCCTTCACGCCCGGACTGGTGGGCGGCCATTGCATCGGTATCGATCCTTACTATCTGCTTTACAAAGCGCGTCAGTTGGGCTATGACCCGCAGGTTATTAACTCTGGCCGACGAATCAACGACGGTATGCCGGCCTATATCGCTACCAAACTCGCCCAATTGTTCCTCCAGCGAGATAAGAATCCCCGGCAGACGAAAGTGCTCGTGATGGGACTCACGTTTAAGGAAAATGTGTCGGATATCCGCAACTCAAAAGTGGCCGATCTGGTGCGTGAACTGATGAAATACGCCATCAATGTACACCTGATCGACCCCCATGCCTCCCCGAACGAAGTGGCGCAGGAGTATCGAATGACGTTGATGGACACGCCCTCGACTAACTACGATGCCATTATTGTGGCCGTCGGCCACGATGAATATAAGGGGCTAGACGTGCCTTATTTTAAATCGTTGATGAACGGTGTGCCGATCCTGCTGGACCTGAAGGGATTGTATAGCGTAACGGCGGCTGATGGTATCGATTACTGGCGATTATGA
- a CDS encoding alpha-1,2-fucosyltransferase — protein sequence MIIVRLAGGLGNQLFQYAFGRALAHRHNVPLKLDLHVLEGRNYDQTMTARAYALDLFGLPVPFATPAEVAPYVPFVTKPSTFLPAQYGHRLLRKVSRSLNPRYVVEKDAARFDAGVLLTAPSHCYVAGYWQSERYFLPIQQELRSELRVVTPLTGPAIALAEHINTVEAVCVHVRRTDFLTDVHQTTLTPAQIRQGVQVLIRRGVKPVLFVFSDDIDWCRRQVRVNDAPVHYVSEEAVGGNVGVHFQLMMGCRHFINSVSTFSWWAAWLSKHPTQLVFHPPHRRSSDWAAQHWITLTDA from the coding sequence ATGATTATTGTCAGACTAGCCGGGGGATTGGGCAATCAACTGTTTCAGTACGCATTCGGGCGAGCATTGGCCCACCGGCATAATGTGCCGCTTAAGCTTGATCTGCATGTGCTGGAAGGGCGCAACTATGACCAGACGATGACCGCGCGAGCCTATGCACTCGATCTATTCGGGCTGCCGGTTCCGTTCGCAACACCCGCCGAGGTCGCTCCGTATGTGCCGTTTGTGACGAAACCGTCGACGTTTTTACCGGCACAGTATGGGCACCGATTGCTCCGGAAAGTCAGCCGGTCGCTGAATCCGCGCTATGTCGTAGAAAAGGACGCTGCCCGTTTCGATGCGGGCGTATTGCTGACCGCGCCCTCTCATTGCTACGTGGCTGGCTATTGGCAATCCGAACGCTATTTCTTACCCATACAGCAGGAGTTACGATCTGAGCTACGCGTTGTCACACCGCTGACCGGACCGGCTATCGCACTCGCTGAGCATATAAACACCGTAGAGGCTGTCTGTGTCCACGTTCGGCGAACCGATTTTCTGACCGATGTCCACCAAACGACACTAACGCCCGCCCAAATCCGGCAGGGTGTACAGGTGTTGATTCGGCGGGGTGTGAAGCCGGTTTTGTTCGTTTTCTCCGACGATATAGACTGGTGCCGACGACAGGTTCGTGTGAATGATGCGCCGGTGCATTACGTATCCGAGGAAGCGGTCGGTGGCAACGTTGGCGTTCACTTTCAGCTGATGATGGGCTGCCGCCATTTCATTAATTCGGTCAGTACGTTTAGCTGGTGGGCCGCCTGGCTCTCGAAGCATCCGACGCAACTGGTTTTTCACCCGCCACATCGACGATCCAGCGACTGGGCCGCTCAACACTGGATTACTCTTACCGACGCCTGA
- a CDS encoding glycosyltransferase — translation MNRLRVSIVMACYNAEKTVAKAIESMLVQTEPAFEFIIVDDASHDQTAIILHQYRQLDTRIRVLTNPVNQGLAYSLNRAIRAASAPFIARMDADDSSLPDRLARQVAHLTTHPDIDVLGTATELISENGRWIGSVVLPVDHERIVSQRYLRPLFIHPSVMFRRTFFDRCGYYDERLRRTEDLDLWLRARTIARYGNLPDRLMRYTYRPKPLFRTFRSDMAVRFRHMCTSGELARKGHELIWYSIRFVLLTYTGYTSKAVRMTTLPGHTS, via the coding sequence ATGAACCGGTTGCGTGTATCCATCGTCATGGCGTGTTATAACGCCGAAAAAACGGTCGCTAAGGCCATTGAGAGTATGCTGGTACAGACTGAACCGGCTTTTGAATTTATTATTGTGGATGATGCCAGTCACGACCAGACCGCGATCATACTCCACCAGTACCGACAACTTGATACCCGCATTCGGGTGCTTACCAATCCGGTCAATCAGGGGTTGGCCTATAGCCTGAACCGGGCGATTCGGGCCGCCAGTGCCCCGTTTATTGCCCGTATGGATGCGGACGATAGCAGCCTGCCGGATCGTCTGGCGCGACAGGTCGCCCATCTCACGACACATCCGGATATCGACGTTCTTGGCACAGCAACGGAGTTGATCTCCGAAAATGGGCGGTGGATTGGATCAGTCGTTCTGCCTGTCGATCATGAGCGCATCGTTAGCCAGCGGTATCTGCGCCCGCTGTTCATTCATCCGAGTGTTATGTTCCGGCGCACTTTTTTTGATCGGTGTGGCTACTACGACGAACGACTCCGCCGGACAGAAGACCTTGACCTCTGGCTCCGCGCCCGAACCATAGCCCGGTATGGTAACCTGCCTGATCGTCTGATGCGATACACGTATAGGCCAAAACCGCTGTTTCGCACGTTTCGCAGCGATATGGCCGTTCGGTTTCGCCACATGTGCACCAGTGGCGAACTGGCGCGCAAGGGGCATGAATTGATCTGGTACTCAATCCGGTTTGTCCTGCTAACCTATACGGGCTATACGAGTAAAGCGGTACGAATGACGACCCTCCCCGGCCATACCTCATGA
- a CDS encoding glycosyltransferase: protein MTILQTADWFYPSQMGGPSNAIYWQAKAMTRAGHRMITVATSRDLPAAVSLDQWIDMDCGRVIYTKNPHFYVPVNHIWYALSVMRLADVVHINSLFYPSSIVLVAAAKLMGKPLVWSPHGELSPSALVYRPRLKKVLLRLFRMVSNGLVFHATSAAETDYIRQQFGAKVVVHAIPNRMEIPPVAQRNANKYLLFIGRLHPIKAIDQLIEALSESTVFRESDYTLTIAGPGSNNYLSYLHERTTVLNLSRKVNFVGTIQGDQKEQLYADAYLTILPSHAENFGNVVIESLAQGTPVVASTGTPWQLLESERAGHWVANKPAELRRIIDLYLQMPAEAYQLYRQRAARLARRTFDVHANVGQWEQLYRDAAQRTLSRRLL, encoded by the coding sequence ATGACGATTTTACAAACAGCTGACTGGTTTTATCCATCGCAGATGGGTGGGCCGAGCAACGCTATTTACTGGCAGGCCAAAGCCATGACGCGGGCGGGTCACCGGATGATCACCGTTGCTACGTCGCGGGATTTACCGGCTGCGGTGTCGCTGGATCAGTGGATAGATATGGATTGCGGGCGGGTTATCTACACGAAAAATCCTCATTTCTACGTGCCGGTCAACCATATCTGGTACGCACTATCGGTGATGCGGCTGGCTGATGTTGTGCACATTAACAGTCTATTTTATCCCAGTTCCATTGTTCTGGTCGCTGCGGCTAAGCTGATGGGTAAACCCCTGGTCTGGTCACCGCATGGTGAACTGAGTCCAAGTGCGTTAGTGTATCGGCCCCGGTTGAAAAAAGTGTTGCTTCGGCTGTTCCGGATGGTGAGTAATGGCCTTGTTTTCCACGCAACGTCCGCTGCGGAAACCGACTACATTCGCCAGCAATTTGGCGCGAAGGTCGTGGTTCATGCTATCCCCAATAGAATGGAAATTCCGCCGGTTGCCCAGCGTAACGCCAACAAGTACCTGCTCTTTATCGGACGGTTGCACCCCATCAAAGCCATCGACCAATTGATCGAAGCACTGAGCGAATCAACTGTCTTTCGGGAGAGTGACTACACACTGACAATTGCCGGGCCTGGCTCGAACAACTACCTCAGTTACCTGCACGAACGGACGACCGTATTGAACCTGTCCCGAAAAGTGAATTTTGTCGGGACGATTCAGGGCGATCAGAAAGAGCAGCTCTATGCCGACGCCTACCTGACGATTCTGCCGTCGCATGCCGAAAATTTTGGGAATGTTGTCATCGAGTCGTTGGCGCAGGGAACGCCCGTGGTAGCCTCAACCGGAACGCCCTGGCAACTCCTCGAAAGCGAACGGGCGGGGCACTGGGTAGCGAACAAGCCCGCCGAGTTGCGTCGGATCATCGACCTGTATTTGCAGATGCCCGCCGAAGCCTACCAACTGTATCGACAACGAGCGGCCCGGCTGGCCCGTCGAACATTCGATGTTCACGCCAATGTGGGGCAATGGGAGCAACTGTATCGGGATGCCGCGCAACGCACACTCAGTCGTAGACTTTTGTAA
- a CDS encoding Gfo/Idh/MocA family protein — protein sequence MDYTRQTLAFKIRKTVRYVRLYGIGRTWTKIAAQYHMKRVFPGQESLPVPAGKSLKHVGIIGCGKFAYANIAYYVCKNYGDVIRGVMDADLDKAISLGKRYQADYYTTDAEAVLTDPAVTLVYIASNHASHTDYAIRAIQNGKAVHIEKPHAVTEDQLVRLCNAMQRYTGRVRLGFNRPDSTLGRLLSDHFARQTGPALINWFVAGHQIEADHWYFAELEGGRILGNLCHWIDFTMRLIPEEYRFPVQIIPTRSGKSDCDISVSYVFGDGSIGTITFSAKGHTFEGVRETMNAHRGNLLASLTDFSALRLDIGERVIRRRLWFRDHGHQHSICTSYQMLKNPSVAESTKIVWESGYLTIKTKDALDTNRPVRVEGYNPTFGPVSPVSSNEP from the coding sequence ATGGATTACACCCGGCAGACCCTTGCGTTTAAGATTCGGAAAACAGTGCGCTACGTTCGACTATACGGCATTGGCCGTACCTGGACGAAAATAGCCGCTCAGTATCACATGAAACGCGTGTTTCCGGGTCAGGAGTCGCTACCCGTTCCAGCTGGAAAAAGCCTGAAACACGTTGGCATCATTGGTTGTGGCAAATTCGCGTATGCCAACATCGCTTACTACGTCTGTAAAAACTACGGAGATGTGATTCGGGGGGTGATGGACGCCGATCTGGACAAAGCCATTTCGCTCGGAAAACGCTACCAGGCCGATTACTACACGACGGATGCGGAGGCTGTCCTCACCGATCCCGCTGTTACCTTGGTCTATATCGCGTCCAACCACGCTTCGCACACCGATTATGCGATACGGGCCATTCAGAACGGGAAAGCAGTGCACATCGAAAAGCCCCACGCCGTCACGGAAGATCAGCTCGTGCGGCTTTGCAATGCCATGCAACGGTATACGGGACGCGTACGACTGGGTTTCAACCGACCCGATAGCACACTGGGCAGATTACTAAGTGACCACTTTGCCCGACAAACGGGTCCTGCTCTGATCAATTGGTTCGTGGCCGGACACCAGATCGAGGCCGATCACTGGTACTTTGCCGAGTTGGAAGGTGGTCGTATTCTGGGTAATCTGTGTCATTGGATTGATTTTACAATGCGGCTGATTCCAGAAGAATATCGTTTTCCTGTCCAGATCATACCAACTCGTTCCGGTAAGTCAGACTGTGACATCAGTGTTTCCTATGTATTTGGCGATGGGTCGATCGGGACGATTACGTTTTCGGCGAAGGGGCACACGTTCGAAGGGGTGCGCGAAACGATGAATGCGCACCGGGGAAATTTGCTGGCGTCACTCACTGATTTCAGCGCGTTACGGCTGGATATTGGCGAGCGGGTTATTCGCAGGCGACTCTGGTTCCGCGATCATGGCCATCAACACTCGATCTGTACCAGTTACCAAATGCTCAAAAATCCGTCTGTAGCGGAAAGTACCAAAATCGTTTGGGAATCGGGTTACTTGACCATCAAAACAAAGGATGCCCTCGACACGAACCGGCCTGTTCGTGTCGAGGGCTACAACCCCACGTTCGGGCCCGTGAGCCCGGTTTCCAGTAATGAACCATGA
- the wecB gene encoding non-hydrolyzing UDP-N-acetylglucosamine 2-epimerase, translating into MKILTVVGARPNFIKAAPLHRAFRQYPTIESKIVHTGQHYDARMSAIFFRELDLPEPDYTLGISTGTQVQQLAEIMLRFEDVLTAEQPDWVLVVGDVTSTLACALVANKMGVRVAHVEAGLRSGDRKMPEEINRILTDSIADLLFVTEQAGLDNLKREGIADEKVRFVGNVMIDSLAYSRMKANEQNTVGQLGLLPGGYVVMTMHRPGNVDTEAGLTNLVAIVERVARDKTVLFPVHPRTRSNLVRYGLLGCLTMIPNVRLLEPQGYLAFLNLLEHAAIVITDSGGVQEETTYLRVPCLTLRQSTERPVTVELGTNQLLAKLDPDSVRERVTDILTCGAKQSLTPPLWDGNAATRIAAALLETRS; encoded by the coding sequence ATGAAGATTCTTACCGTCGTTGGAGCGCGCCCTAATTTCATCAAAGCCGCACCGTTGCACCGCGCTTTTCGACAGTATCCAACTATCGAGTCGAAAATCGTGCATACCGGTCAGCATTACGATGCCCGCATGAGCGCTATCTTTTTTCGCGAGCTTGACCTCCCCGAACCGGACTATACGCTGGGCATTTCGACAGGAACGCAGGTACAGCAGCTGGCCGAAATTATGCTCAGATTTGAGGACGTACTGACTGCTGAACAGCCTGACTGGGTGCTGGTTGTGGGCGACGTAACGAGCACGCTTGCCTGTGCGTTGGTCGCCAATAAAATGGGCGTTCGGGTGGCGCACGTCGAAGCCGGGTTACGCTCTGGTGATCGTAAGATGCCCGAAGAAATCAATCGAATCCTGACCGACTCGATTGCCGACCTGCTGTTCGTGACAGAACAAGCGGGGCTGGATAATCTCAAACGAGAAGGTATTGCCGATGAAAAGGTCCGGTTTGTCGGTAACGTAATGATTGATTCGCTGGCGTATTCCCGTATGAAGGCCAATGAGCAGAATACCGTCGGGCAATTGGGTTTGCTACCGGGCGGGTATGTTGTTATGACGATGCACCGTCCCGGTAATGTCGATACCGAAGCCGGGCTGACGAATCTCGTGGCGATTGTGGAGCGCGTAGCCAGGGATAAAACCGTACTGTTTCCCGTCCATCCCCGTACCCGGTCTAATCTGGTCAGGTATGGTCTGCTCGGTTGTTTGACAATGATTCCGAATGTTCGCCTGTTGGAACCACAGGGCTATCTGGCCTTTTTAAACTTACTAGAGCACGCGGCTATTGTCATTACCGATTCGGGTGGCGTTCAGGAAGAAACCACCTACCTCCGGGTTCCGTGCCTGACGCTGCGCCAGTCAACCGAACGACCCGTAACCGTCGAATTGGGCACGAATCAGTTATTGGCCAAGCTGGACCCGGACTCCGTTCGTGAGCGCGTAACCGATATATTGACCTGTGGGGCAAAGCAAAGTCTTACTCCGCCCTTGTGGGATGGTAATGCAGCCACGCGCATCGCGGCTGCATTACTGGAAACCCGTTCGTAG
- a CDS encoding bi-domain-containing oxidoreductase: MKQLVQNLKTGETVLEDVPAPQVRRGQVLIQTRRSLVSSGTERMLVEFGKANLIAKARQQPDKMKQVIAKIQSDGFLPTLEAVFRKLDQPLPLGYCNVGTVLAVGEGITDLRIGDRVASNGPHAEVVCVPRNLVVPVPDRVSDDKAAFTVMGAIGLQGIRLLTPTLGETVVVIGLGLIGLLTADLARLNGCRVIGLDIDEPRLQLARQRGILALQSGTDGDPVKAVLALTNGVGADGVLITASAKGDELVSQAARMSRKRGRVVLIGVVALTLNRAEFYEKELTFQVSCSYGPGRYDDAYEQQGHDYPLPFVRWTENRNFQTILQLIERGQLDVKSLITECIAFADYRKIYDTIAQGSKVGMASLMYYPESINLTPVTKLRDATYRASPGTVGLIGAGNFTAATLLPALKAAGATLKTIVSAGGLNAVLLAKKYGLSEATTDYRRILDDPGIDLCVITTRHDSHARLTIEALRAGKHVFVEKPLAICDEDVTQIVAAQQESGRLVMVGFNRRFSPYALKMKSLLGGDQSAEVPMNVIATINAGAIPATSWVHDRTVGGGRMLGEACHFVDLITFLTGSRVDRVCMNAMGKRPSETSDSASLLLRYENGSTGVINYFANGSKAYAKERIEVYSQERTLILDNFRSLTGYGVNNFSRLSGRQDKGHAEQMKRLIRHVRTGSAGADDALLIPFAEIINTTQTTLAALHSLREGCWIDVASIGAFRKTEPVQ, from the coding sequence ATGAAACAACTTGTACAAAATCTTAAAACGGGCGAAACGGTTCTTGAAGACGTTCCAGCACCCCAGGTGCGCCGGGGGCAGGTATTGATTCAAACACGCCGGTCGTTGGTATCATCCGGTACGGAGCGAATGCTGGTCGAATTTGGGAAAGCGAACTTAATTGCCAAAGCCCGGCAGCAACCCGACAAGATGAAACAGGTCATTGCTAAAATACAAAGCGATGGTTTCTTGCCGACGCTCGAAGCGGTTTTTCGAAAACTCGATCAACCGTTGCCACTTGGGTATTGTAATGTTGGGACGGTGTTGGCGGTCGGGGAGGGCATTACCGATCTGCGCATCGGTGACCGGGTTGCTTCGAACGGACCACATGCCGAAGTTGTCTGTGTGCCGCGCAATCTGGTCGTTCCCGTTCCTGATCGCGTAAGTGACGACAAAGCCGCCTTTACTGTTATGGGGGCGATTGGTTTGCAAGGCATTCGCCTGTTGACGCCGACGCTGGGCGAAACCGTCGTGGTTATCGGTTTGGGGCTGATCGGGTTGCTCACCGCCGACCTGGCACGGTTGAACGGATGCCGGGTGATTGGGCTGGATATAGATGAACCCAGACTACAACTGGCTCGTCAGCGGGGTATTCTGGCTTTGCAGTCGGGTACGGATGGTGATCCGGTCAAGGCAGTGCTGGCCCTGACGAATGGCGTTGGTGCAGACGGCGTGTTGATCACAGCCTCCGCGAAAGGGGACGAACTCGTATCACAAGCTGCCCGTATGAGCCGTAAACGCGGTCGAGTCGTTTTGATTGGTGTCGTAGCGTTGACCCTGAATCGGGCTGAGTTTTATGAGAAGGAATTGACGTTTCAAGTATCGTGCTCGTACGGACCCGGTCGCTACGACGATGCGTATGAACAACAAGGTCATGACTACCCGTTGCCGTTCGTGCGATGGACAGAGAACCGGAATTTTCAGACTATTCTACAACTAATAGAACGGGGTCAGCTGGATGTCAAATCGTTGATTACGGAGTGTATTGCCTTCGCCGATTACCGTAAAATTTATGACACGATCGCGCAGGGGAGTAAGGTAGGTATGGCGTCCTTGATGTATTACCCCGAATCGATTAACCTAACTCCGGTTACCAAGCTTCGTGACGCGACGTACAGAGCCAGTCCAGGTACGGTTGGTCTAATTGGGGCGGGAAATTTTACTGCGGCAACACTGCTACCTGCTCTGAAGGCAGCTGGGGCCACGCTTAAAACGATTGTCAGTGCCGGTGGACTAAATGCGGTATTACTGGCCAAGAAATATGGCTTGAGCGAAGCGACCACCGATTATCGCCGGATACTCGATGATCCCGGCATCGACCTTTGCGTTATCACGACCCGACACGATAGTCATGCGCGACTAACAATCGAAGCCCTACGCGCCGGGAAACATGTATTCGTTGAAAAACCGCTGGCTATCTGTGATGAGGACGTAACGCAGATTGTTGCCGCGCAGCAAGAATCGGGACGACTCGTAATGGTTGGGTTTAATCGTCGATTCTCCCCTTATGCGTTGAAAATGAAATCGTTACTAGGAGGTGATCAATCGGCAGAGGTGCCTATGAATGTTATTGCCACAATAAATGCGGGGGCTATTCCAGCTACGTCGTGGGTGCATGACCGGACTGTGGGTGGTGGTCGTATGTTGGGGGAAGCCTGCCATTTCGTTGATCTGATTACCTTCCTAACCGGAAGCCGGGTGGATCGTGTGTGCATGAACGCGATGGGAAAGCGACCCTCCGAGACGAGCGATTCGGCCTCGCTGCTGCTTCGTTACGAAAACGGGTCAACGGGTGTTATCAACTATTTTGCGAATGGTAGTAAAGCATACGCCAAGGAACGCATAGAAGTTTATTCGCAGGAGCGGACATTGATTCTAGATAATTTTCGCAGTCTGACCGGCTACGGCGTCAATAATTTTTCACGTCTGTCGGGGCGGCAGGATAAAGGACATGCCGAGCAGATGAAACGGCTCATCCGGCACGTCAGAACCGGGAGCGCAGGCGCTGATGACGCGTTATTAATTCCCTTTGCGGAGATCATCAATACAACACAAACGACGCTGGCAGCCCTGCATAGTCTTCGCGAAGGATGCTGGATCGACGTTGCCAGTATCGGAGCTTTTCGTAAAACTGAGCCTGTTCAGTAG